One Euphorbia lathyris chromosome 1, ddEupLath1.1, whole genome shotgun sequence DNA segment encodes these proteins:
- the LOC136211069 gene encoding S-adenosylmethionine carrier 1, chloroplastic/mitochondrial — translation MRRNTDNQELTPLKMAVQTPTSNAASQPFTLNLSTSHHNQFIVWREFLWGGIAGAFGEGMMHPVDTIKTRIQSQAIFSGSQSQKSIRQMVRAVWAADGMRGFYRGIGPGVTGSLATGATYFGFIESTKKWIEESHPNLGGHWAHFIAGGIGDTLGSFVYVPCEVIKQRMQVQGTITSWTEATMKANVHVNSGKQMYGYYSGMFQAAKSILKEQGPRGLYAGYWSTLARDVPYAGLMVMFYEGLKDLTEYGKKKWIPNLNYSTNSTLEGLVLGGLAGGFSAYLTTPLDVIKTRLQVQGSTIRYNGWLDAMQRIWKKEGMKGMFRGSIPRITWYIPASALTFMAVEFLRDHFNENNKNQEVTSLSIEKKNSTLGKVA, via the exons ATGCGCAGAAACACTGACAATCAAGAGCTGACGCCGCTAAAAATGGCGGTTCAGACCCCAACTTCCAACGCAGCAAGTCAGCCTTTCACATTGAATTTAAGCACTTCACATCATAATCAGTTTATTG TGTGGAGAGAGTTCTTATGGGGAGGAATTGCTGGGGCTTTTGGGGAAGGAATGATGCATCCTGTTGATACCATAAAGACAAGAATTCAGAGTCAAGCTATTTTTAGTGGTAGTCAG AGCCAGAAGAGCATCCGGCAGATGGTCCGAGCTGTCTGGGCTGCTGATGGAATGAGAG GTTTTTATAGAGGTATAGGTCCTGGAGTAACCGGATCTCTTGCAACTGGAGCAACATATTTTGGTTTCATAGAGTCTACCAAGAAGTGGATTGAAGAATCCCATCCTAACCTTGGGGGTCATTGGGCTCATTTCATTGCTGGCGGTATTG GTGATACACTTGGTTCTTTTGTATATGTTCCATGCGAAGTAATAAAGCAAAGGATGCAGGTGCAGGGCACAATAACTTCTTGGACTGAAGCTACCATGAAAGCCAACGTTCATGTAAATTCTGGTAAGCAGATGTATGGCTATTATTCTGGAATGTTTCAAGCTGCCAAATCAATACTGAAGGAGCAAGGACCAAGAGGATTATATGCTGG CTACTGGTCTACGCTTGCTAGAGATGTGCCATATGCCGGTTTAATG GTTATGTTTTATGAAGGCCTGAAGGATTTGACAGAATATGGGAAGAAGAAATGGATACCTAATTTGAATTACTCAACTAATAGTACTTTGGAGGGGCTTGTGCTAGGAGGATTGGCTGGTG GTTTCAGTGCATATCTTACCACACCCTTGGATGTCATCAAAACAAGATTACAAGTACAAGGTTCGACTATAAG GTACAATGGGTGGTTGGATGCAATGCAAAGGATATGGAAGAAGGAAGGTATGAAGGGAATGTTCAGAGGAAGCATCCCCAGGATAACATGGTACATCCCTGCCTCCGCTCTTACTTTCATGGCTGTTGAATTTCTCAGAGACCATTTCAAtgagaataataaaaatcaaGAAGTCACAAGTTTGTCTATAGAAAAAAAGAACTCTACTCTTGGAAAGGTAGCTTAA
- the LOC136211070 gene encoding probable polygalacturonase — MPPSVLSLVFLGIAVLILFQVRSAVAGVVTCSGIVPMRYRYDKVSIADFGGVGDGKTVNTKAFREAIYRIQHLRRRGGTLLYVPPGVYLTGSFNLTSHMTLYLARGAVIKATQDTWHWPLISPLPSYGRGRERPGGRYVSFIHGDGLRDVVITGENGTIDGQGAVWWNMWRQRTLQFTRPNLVEFVNSKGIIISNVIFQDSPFWNIHPVYCSNVVIRYVTILAPHDSPNTDGVDPDSSTNVCIEDSYISTGDDLVAVKSGWDQYGIAYARPSSHITIRRITGSSPFAGIAIGSETSGGVANVFAENINLYNMGVGLHVKTNIGRGGFIRNITFSNVYMENARLGIKIAGDVGDHPDEGYNANALPIVKGIRFQSVWGVKVLQPGTIKGLKNSPFTGICLSNINLHGVPGPRPTSWKCSDVSGSAMEVSPWPCAELATTQQTGSCSGHL, encoded by the exons ATGCCGCCGTCGGTGCTCTCCCTCGTCTTCCTCGGGATTGCGGTTTTGATCCTCTTTCAGGTTCGTTCTGCGGTGGCCGGAGTGGTGACTTGCTCCGGTATAGTGCCAATGCGGTACAGGTACGATAAGGTGTCGATAGCGGATTTTGGCGGTGTCGGTGACGGGAAGACGGTGAATACTAAAGCGTTTCGTGAGGCGATTTATCGGATTCAGCATCTGAGGAGGAGAGGTGGTACGCTGCTTTATGTGCCGCCGGGTGTGTATTTAACGGGGAGCTTTAATTTGACTAGTCATATGACTCTTTACTTGGCTAGAGGTGCTGTTATTAAGGCTACTCAG GATACTTGGCATTGGCCATTAATTTCTCCTTTACCATCTTATGGAAGAGGGAGAGAGCGCCCCGGTGGAAGATACGTGAGCTTTATTCACGGAGATGGACTCCGAGATGTGGTTATTACAG GTGAGAATGGGACAATTGATGGGCAAGGAGCAGTGTGGTGGAACATGTGGAGGCAGAGGACTCTTCAATTCACTAGACCAAATCTTGTTGAATTTGTAAATTCAAAAGGCATTATCATATCCAATGTGATTTTCCAGGACTCGCCATTTTGGAACATCCATCCTGTTTATTGCAG CAACGTTGTTATCCGATATGTTACAATCTTGGCCCCTCACGATTCTCCCAATACCGATGGAGTTGATCCAG ATTCAAGCACCAATGTCTGCATAGAGGATTCTTATATATCTACTGGAGATGATCTTGTTGCTGTAAAGAGTGGGTGGGATCAATACGGCATTGCTTACGCTCGCCCTAGCTCCCACATTACAATTAGGCGGATAACGGGGTCATCTCCATTTGCGGGTATTGCAATCGGCAGCGAAACCTCTGGCGGAGTTGCAAATGTCTTTGCTGAGAACATAAACCTCTACAATATGGGAGTCGGCTTACACGTGAAAACAAATATTGGCCGGGGAGGGTTCATACGAAACATCACATTTTCCAATGTCTACATGGAGAATGCACGGTTAGGGATAAAGATTGCAGGCGATGTCGGGGATCATCCCGACGAAGGGTACAACGCTAATGCTCTTCCAATCGTCAAGGGGATTAGATTTCAAAGTGTCTGGGGAGTGAAGGTTCTGCAGCCGGGCACCATAAAAGGCTTGAAGAACTCCCCTTTTACGGGCATTTGCTTGTCGAACATCAACTTGCACGGTGTTCCCGGACCGAGACCAACTTCATGGAAGTGTTCTGATGTAAGTGGCTCTGCCATGGAGGTAAGTCCATGGCCATGTGCTGAGCTAGCTACAACACAGCAGACAGGTTCGTGTTCTGGTCACCTTTAA